The Dehalococcoidia bacterium genome contains a region encoding:
- the pyrR gene encoding bifunctional pyr operon transcriptional regulator/uracil phosphoribosyltransferase PyrR: MPERVLLTADDMRRALVRMAHQILEANRGSANLLLVGMRTRGVPLARRLGALISQIEGSDVETAELDITSYRDDRPRTGAANGSALTPPLDPTGKKVVLVDDVLFTGRSIRAAMDAIMDLGRPERIQLAVLVDRGHRELPIRPDYVGKNVPTASHERIQVHLVETDGCDETLIANGAIAPRTELAAK, encoded by the coding sequence ATGCCGGAGCGGGTCCTCCTCACAGCCGATGACATGCGCCGCGCCCTGGTGCGCATGGCGCATCAGATACTCGAGGCGAACCGCGGCAGCGCCAACCTGCTCCTGGTTGGCATGCGCACCCGGGGCGTCCCGCTCGCCCGCCGGCTGGGCGCCCTGATCAGCCAGATCGAGGGCTCGGACGTCGAGACGGCCGAACTCGACATCACCTCCTACCGCGACGACAGGCCACGGACGGGGGCGGCCAACGGCAGCGCCCTGACGCCCCCGCTTGACCCGACAGGGAAGAAGGTTGTCCTGGTAGATGACGTACTCTTTACCGGGCGCTCCATCCGGGCGGCGATGGATGCCATCATGGACCTCGGCCGGCCGGAGCGGATCCAGCTCGCCGTGCTGGTCGACCGTGGCCATCGCGAGCTCCCCATCCGGCCCGACTACGTCGGCAAGAACGTGCCGACCGCCTCGCACGAGCGTATCCAGGTCCACCTGGTGGAGACGGATGGCTGCGATGAGACCTTGATCGCGAACGGGGCCATCGCGCCCAGGACGGAGTTGGCGGCCAAATGA
- a CDS encoding aspartate carbamoyltransferase catalytic subunit, protein MLNLFGRSIVSVDDLSNEEIEEIFLLADQIRDSRDSFMDRLRGRIMATLFYEPSTRTRLSFESSMQRLGGGVISAWDMAASSVSKGETLADTVRVVGKYADVLVLRHSSEGAARYASELAGVPVVNAGDGAHEHPTQTLCDLYTLRSKHGHLAGLKVAICGDLQYGRTIHSLIYALARFGASVILLPGGDRELPEHLHRKLSRDYGVDLMKAKIGMLRALYGGEDAEVGPENMVDAVYVTPTQSHQLSLLTEDEVRINFQGVQLYITRAQKERWAAGEQAPPLYPKVNARVLSLPEFKDTSILHPLPRVDEISPEVDEDPRSLYFQQAANGIPIRMALLLGILGQPATAAARPPEKYQLHSARGGTRCENQACVTRTENVPVARFRLIPETDGYRLRCAYCDSDFLATYYGNTQSKVFHSVRELAREAPSREHVVFFKSEADALEAGFRPASPHTRRAPSKDAVWPPLLKKPAVSGARPSKRHQVVSV, encoded by the coding sequence ATGTTGAACCTGTTTGGTCGCAGCATCGTCTCGGTGGATGACCTCTCCAACGAGGAGATCGAGGAGATCTTCCTCCTGGCAGACCAGATCCGCGACTCGCGTGACTCCTTCATGGACCGCCTACGCGGCCGGATCATGGCGACCCTCTTTTACGAGCCCAGCACCCGCACCCGCCTCTCCTTCGAGAGCTCCATGCAACGCCTGGGAGGCGGCGTCATCTCGGCCTGGGACATGGCGGCGTCCTCGGTCTCGAAGGGGGAGACGCTGGCCGACACGGTCCGGGTGGTCGGCAAGTACGCGGACGTGCTGGTGCTGCGCCACTCCTCCGAAGGCGCGGCACGGTACGCCTCGGAACTTGCCGGAGTCCCGGTAGTGAATGCCGGTGACGGCGCCCACGAGCACCCAACTCAGACCCTGTGCGACCTCTACACGCTGCGGTCGAAGCACGGCCACCTCGCCGGGCTCAAGGTGGCGATCTGCGGCGACCTCCAGTACGGGCGCACAATCCACTCGCTCATCTACGCCCTTGCCCGCTTCGGAGCCAGCGTAATTCTGCTCCCCGGCGGCGACCGCGAGCTCCCCGAGCACCTGCACCGGAAGCTATCGCGTGACTACGGTGTCGACCTCATGAAGGCGAAGATTGGTATGCTCCGCGCCCTCTACGGTGGTGAGGATGCGGAGGTCGGCCCGGAAAATATGGTCGATGCCGTCTATGTGACCCCTACCCAGTCGCACCAGCTCAGCCTGCTGACGGAGGACGAAGTCCGGATCAACTTCCAGGGCGTCCAACTCTATATCACTCGCGCCCAGAAGGAGCGCTGGGCAGCCGGCGAGCAGGCGCCGCCCTTGTACCCTAAGGTTAACGCCAGGGTCCTGTCTCTGCCCGAGTTCAAGGACACCTCCATCCTCCACCCTCTGCCCCGGGTAGACGAGATCAGCCCGGAGGTGGATGAGGACCCGCGCAGTCTCTATTTCCAGCAGGCAGCGAACGGCATCCCGATCCGTATGGCGCTCCTCCTGGGCATCCTCGGCCAGCCCGCCACCGCGGCCGCTCGTCCACCGGAGAAGTACCAGCTGCACAGCGCTCGCGGCGGCACCCGCTGCGAAAACCAGGCCTGCGTCACCCGCACGGAAAACGTCCCGGTTGCGCGGTTCAGGCTTATCCCCGAAACGGACGGCTACCGCCTGCGTTGCGCTTACTGCGACAGCGACTTCCTGGCGACTTACTACGGAAACACTCAGAGCAAGGTGTTTCACAGCGTGCGTGAGCTCGCTCGCGAGGCGCCCAGCCGCGAGCACGTGGTCTTCTTCAAGTCTGAAGCCGATGCGCTAGAGGCCGGGTTCAGGCCCGCGAGCCCTCACACCCGGCGCGCGCCGAGCAAAGATGCCGTTTGGCCGCCCCTCCTGAAGAAGCCGGCTGTGAGCGGCGCCCGGCCCTCGAAGCGCCATCAGGTCGTCTCTGTTTAG
- a CDS encoding dihydroorotase yields MLSGDLLICGGRVLDPAASLDLEAGCVLVSEGRVIRVAPSLEAKGARVLDARGMVVAPGFVDLHTHLREPGFEYKETIETGTQAAARGGFTTVCAMPNTQPPLDSRETVDFVRKRAAERGLVRVLPIGCVTKGRVGVELADLAELAAAGCVAFSDDGSPVADAGLMRRALEAARDLGLAIIDHCEAPAMSGGSMHEGWVSARLGLKGIPAASEETTVARDIALARETGSHVHIAHVSTAGSVALVREAKARGVRVTAEVTPHHLTLTHEAVLRQDVGAEPPYDTNAKMYPPLRSAEDVAACVAGLLDGTIDAIATDHAPHAQGDKSCSFEAAAFGMVGLETALALVLTRAPSIGLVRAVEALTIGPVRALGLDRFVPGAGTLRPGAPADIVVFDPAAEWQVRPGDFASRGKNTPLAGATLRGLVVATIFGGTVVFAREGVEV; encoded by the coding sequence ATGCTTTCAGGGGACCTCCTCATCTGCGGCGGCCGCGTGCTCGACCCTGCTGCCAGCCTGGACCTCGAAGCCGGCTGCGTCCTCGTGAGCGAAGGCCGCGTCATCCGGGTGGCGCCCTCGCTCGAGGCGAAAGGGGCGCGCGTGCTCGACGCGCGGGGCATGGTGGTGGCTCCCGGCTTCGTGGACCTGCACACTCATCTCCGCGAGCCAGGATTCGAGTACAAGGAGACGATCGAGACAGGGACGCAGGCCGCCGCGCGTGGCGGGTTCACGACCGTCTGCGCCATGCCAAACACGCAGCCGCCGCTGGACAGCCGCGAGACCGTCGACTTCGTCCGCAAGCGCGCCGCCGAACGCGGCCTCGTCCGCGTCCTGCCCATCGGCTGCGTGACGAAGGGCCGCGTCGGCGTCGAGCTTGCGGACCTCGCGGAGCTTGCGGCGGCCGGCTGCGTCGCCTTCAGCGACGATGGCTCTCCCGTCGCAGACGCGGGCCTCATGCGGCGCGCCCTCGAAGCCGCCCGCGACCTCGGGCTCGCGATCATCGACCACTGCGAGGCGCCCGCCATGTCCGGCGGCAGCATGCACGAGGGCTGGGTTTCGGCCCGGTTGGGGCTGAAGGGCATCCCGGCCGCCTCAGAGGAGACGACCGTGGCCCGCGACATAGCGCTGGCGCGCGAGACGGGCTCACACGTGCACATCGCCCACGTGAGCACAGCTGGCAGTGTCGCGCTCGTGCGCGAGGCGAAGGCGCGGGGGGTGCGCGTCACGGCCGAGGTCACACCCCACCACCTGACGCTGACGCACGAAGCGGTCTTGAGGCAGGATGTCGGCGCGGAGCCGCCCTACGACACCAATGCCAAGATGTACCCGCCGCTACGGTCGGCTGAGGACGTAGCTGCCTGCGTCGCGGGTTTGCTGGACGGCACGATCGATGCCATCGCTACGGACCACGCCCCGCACGCTCAGGGCGACAAGTCTTGCAGCTTCGAGGCTGCCGCCTTCGGCATGGTTGGCCTGGAGACCGCCCTTGCCCTCGTGCTGACCCGCGCCCCGTCCATCGGCCTGGTCCGCGCGGTCGAGGCGCTGACTATCGGCCCCGTCCGCGCCCTCGGGCTGGACCGCTTCGTGCCTGGCGCGGGCACTCTCAGGCCCGGCGCCCCCGCGGACATCGTCGTGTTCGACCCGGCCGCCGAGTGGCAGGTAAGGCCCGGCGACTTCGCTTCCAGGGGAAAGAACACGCCCCTGGCCGGCGCGACCCTGCGGGGGCTGGTCGTCGCCACGATCTTCGGCGGCACTGTCGTCTTCGCGCGAGAAGGAGTTGAGGTTTGA
- a CDS encoding DNA alkylation repair protein, which translates to MTAAPSFDVRGEVALLTAALKGRADPSYEWGMRRTVPSQQPAHAVRVPEVRRVAAAWAREHRSLPAGAFTALAQALWDTGWREERLLAVYLLSRRKAVMETLPWDTIEAWAAGIDNWEHVDNLAGLTGRMLVTRPELIDRVMALAASDHVWKRRLAIVTLIEAARDDPAWLPHLRAVAEGLRGDRGPTMRKALDWARRAAKKVEAKGA; encoded by the coding sequence TTGACCGCAGCGCCCAGCTTCGATGTCCGCGGCGAAGTCGCCCTCCTGACGGCCGCGCTCAAGGGCCGCGCCGACCCGTCGTACGAGTGGGGAATGCGGCGCACCGTCCCCTCACAACAGCCTGCACATGCGGTCCGCGTCCCAGAAGTCAGAAGGGTCGCCGCCGCCTGGGCGCGGGAGCACCGCAGCCTGCCCGCGGGCGCTTTCACGGCGCTCGCCCAGGCCCTCTGGGACACGGGCTGGCGTGAGGAGCGCCTGCTTGCTGTGTACCTGCTGAGCCGGCGGAAGGCTGTCATGGAGACGCTGCCCTGGGACACCATAGAGGCCTGGGCGGCGGGCATCGACAACTGGGAGCACGTCGACAACCTCGCTGGCCTCACCGGCCGCATGCTCGTCACCAGGCCGGAACTCATCGACAGAGTGATGGCGCTGGCTGCTAGCGACCATGTCTGGAAGCGCCGCTTAGCCATCGTCACGCTCATCGAGGCCGCCCGCGACGACCCGGCCTGGTTGCCGCACCTCCGCGCGGTGGCGGAGGGCCTGCGCGGCGACCGCGGCCCCACGATGCGCAAAGCCCTCGACTGGGCCCGCCGCGCGGCGAAGAAAGTGGAGGCCAAGGGTGCCTGA
- the carA gene encoding glutamine-hydrolyzing carbamoyl-phosphate synthase small subunit, whose amino-acid sequence MPEPAFLVLEDGTVYEGRAFGAAAEATGEVVFNTSMTGYQEALTDPSYAGQILVMTYPIQGNYGTNARDDESRRVQVNAFVVREYCEAPSHRLLTERLHEYLANRGVPGIAGVDTRALTRRLRSAGVMMGTLTSGDPAAALARLRDLPRYGSVDLVPQVSSPRPFAWPPEGVYAPPPRDPALYHRIVVVDLGVKYNIMRSLRVLGCDVMAMPAKSSAESILALRPDGVVLSPGPGDPALLDYAAETVKGLLGRTPLMGICLGHQVAGVALGAKCYKLKFGHRGANHPVREYSTGRVHITSQNHGYAVDGDGLPSSVEVSHVHLNDGTVEGMVHREVPMLTIQYHSEASPGPLDNMYLFERFIQLVAAEKGR is encoded by the coding sequence GTGCCTGAGCCTGCCTTCCTCGTCCTAGAAGACGGCACCGTATATGAAGGCCGGGCCTTCGGCGCAGCGGCAGAGGCCACGGGCGAGGTCGTCTTCAACACTTCAATGACCGGCTACCAGGAGGCGCTCACCGACCCCTCCTACGCGGGTCAGATCCTGGTCATGACCTACCCCATCCAGGGCAATTACGGCACCAACGCCCGCGACGACGAGTCGCGTCGCGTGCAGGTGAACGCCTTCGTCGTGCGCGAATACTGCGAGGCGCCCAGCCATCGCCTGCTGACGGAGAGACTGCACGAATACCTCGCCAACCGCGGCGTGCCGGGGATCGCAGGCGTCGATACACGCGCCCTCACGCGACGCCTGCGCTCCGCCGGCGTCATGATGGGCACCCTCACCTCGGGCGACCCGGCGGCTGCGCTGGCCCGCCTGCGCGACCTGCCGCGCTACGGCTCCGTCGACCTCGTCCCTCAGGTCAGTTCGCCGCGGCCGTTCGCATGGCCGCCGGAGGGCGTCTACGCGCCACCGCCGCGGGACCCCGCCCTGTATCATCGCATCGTTGTCGTCGACCTCGGCGTGAAGTACAACATCATGCGCTCGCTGCGCGTGCTGGGCTGTGACGTCATGGCCATGCCGGCGAAGTCGTCCGCCGAGTCCATCCTTGCCCTGCGTCCGGACGGCGTCGTGCTCTCGCCGGGCCCCGGTGACCCGGCGCTGCTCGACTATGCCGCCGAGACCGTGAAGGGCCTTCTGGGCCGGACGCCGCTCATGGGCATCTGCCTCGGCCACCAGGTCGCCGGCGTTGCGCTTGGCGCGAAGTGCTACAAGCTGAAGTTCGGGCACCGGGGCGCGAACCACCCCGTCCGGGAGTACAGCACGGGCAGGGTGCACATCACCTCCCAGAACCACGGTTACGCCGTCGATGGCGATGGCCTGCCGTCGTCCGTGGAGGTCAGTCATGTACACCTCAACGACGGCACAGTGGAGGGGATGGTGCACAGGGAAGTCCCCATGCTCACGATTCAGTATCATTCAGAGGCCTCGCCCGGCCCCCTGGACAACATGTACTTGTTCGAGCGCTTCATTCAGCTGGTTGCGGCTGAGAAAGGACGCTAG
- a CDS encoding GNAT family N-acetyltransferase codes for MVEPRVRRATEDDAEGISAVIAEILKDPEPVALREPLSPEQVVRWMDRLGDNGGLFVCEVEGDVVGFSALDYNTEEPDTATLGVWLLAPHRKKGYGTLLAERALEHAREKGYKRIRGRLPQNNEVALSFLSSIGALVPLYNPEARFELPL; via the coding sequence ATGGTCGAACCGCGCGTACGGAGAGCGACAGAGGACGACGCCGAGGGCATCAGCGCCGTCATCGCGGAGATCCTGAAGGACCCGGAACCAGTTGCCCTGCGCGAGCCCCTCTCGCCGGAGCAGGTGGTCCGCTGGATGGACCGTCTCGGGGACAATGGCGGCCTCTTCGTCTGCGAGGTCGAGGGTGACGTGGTTGGCTTCTCGGCCCTCGACTACAACACTGAGGAGCCGGACACAGCGACCCTTGGCGTATGGCTGCTAGCACCGCACCGCAAGAAGGGCTACGGCACGCTGCTGGCCGAGAGGGCGTTGGAGCACGCGCGGGAGAAGGGCTACAAGCGCATCCGTGGCCGCCTGCCCCAGAACAACGAAGTGGCTCTGAGCTTCCTGTCGAGCATCGGCGCGCTCGTGCCGCTGTACAACCCGGAGGCGCGCTTCGAGCTGCCACTGTGA